GGACATTCTCCGTCGGTTACCTTCGTCGCCCTATTGAAACACAACAGTAAAGTTTCATTGTGGGAAGTTATCATTCAAAGAATATTAACTGCAACACGTCTCGCATCGTTTCCCATATATAGTCCCCTGAAAGCGTCTTGATTCAAAACTAACTAACACATACCTTGATGATGATTTGGAAATCTGTATTGTAACAGGTGCCTCATTATACTCATCAAACCCCTTGGTTTGTTCTTTTTGGTTGTCAGGAAATACATACTACCCCCGTCCTAATGAAAGACATTCGTTGGTATAGGTATAATACAGGTACAGAAGCAAGGACTATTTGATTGTACCTTTAGACATTCCCCTGTACTGTTAAAGACACACATCCCAAATGTACACACCCTTGGCACTCCATCAAGCATTCGTTGTCATAAGTCACGCCATCATTGCCGCAGACAGGGGAAAATATAAATGGACAGGcacaaatgttttgacattCTCCGTCAGATGCCTTCGTCGCCCTATTGAAACACAACAATAACGTGTCATTGTCGGATTGGAAAGGAGCATTATCACCTACAGGCCTGACATCGTTTTCTCTATATGCCTGACATTGTGTATTCGTACTTGTCATCTCCAAAACTGAGTGCACATCTTAATGAGAAATCAAAGAGGTTGAATTATTAGTAACGGCTTTTTCATTACAGTTGTTCTTTGTTGGAGACAGAGCAACCTAAACGTGCCTCCAAACAACATTCATCGGCATCGATATAGTAAAAGTGAAAATGGAAAAGTTATTTGATGATGACGTAAGAAACTAACTGATAATGGGTGTACATGTAAACCATTGAAATAAATTGTATATATCAGTTTTTGTAAGGTGTTTTTAATGTGCAGAATACGACATGCCAACTTTACACACCCTTGACACTCCATCAAGCATTCGTTGTCATAAGTCACGCCATCATTGCCGCAGACAGGTAAAAGGAGAAATGGACAGGCACAAACGCTGGGGCATGCTCCGTCGGATTTCTTCGTGGCACTATTGAAACACATCAGTGTCATTGTCGGAAGTTTTCATTCAAGTAATATTAATTGTTACAAGTGTGACAGCGTTTTCCATATATAATTGCTCGAAAGCGTGATACCTTTGAGTAAACCTCGATGAAAGCGTATACCTCGATGGTAATTCAGAGATAGATTATTGTAACAACTTCCTAAATATACTCATAAACCccttgttttgttctttttcggCCCGACAGGAAACCAACACCCATTCCTATAAAAGCACTTTGCTGGCGTTGATATGGTACAGATACAGAAGCAAGGGATATTTTATTATACCTTTAGACATTCCCCGGTAATGTTAAAGACACACATCCCAAATGTACACACCCTTTACACTCCATCTGGCATTCGTTGTCATAAGTCACGCCATCATTGCCGCAGACAGGGGAAAGTATGAGTGGACAGGCACACTGTTTGGGACATTCTCCGTCGGATACCTTCGTCGCCCTATTGAAACACAACAGTAAAGTTCAACGTCGCGAGTTTTCAAGGAATATTAACTGCTACAAGTGTGGCATAGTGTTCCCAATGTCATTACCTGTAAGCATACTAATCATCTTCATAACTAACTAGCATATACCTTGATGA
The window above is part of the Haliotis asinina isolate JCU_RB_2024 chromosome 1, JCU_Hal_asi_v2, whole genome shotgun sequence genome. Proteins encoded here:
- the LOC137275343 gene encoding four-domain proteases inhibitor-like gives rise to the protein MTLMCFNSATKKSDGACPSVCACPFLLLPVCGNDGVTYDNECLMECQGCVKLACRILATKVTDGECPKQCACPLILSPVCGNDGVTYDNECLMECQGCVHLGCL